The following proteins are co-located in the Pseudarthrobacter siccitolerans genome:
- a CDS encoding ROK family transcriptional regulator: MAETTATPQLLRRVSAGAVLEFMRSATMVTVTEVMEATGLTRATAIAVCEDLKERGWIRELENQRAFGEYQKGRPARRFELNERAGYVLGMDIGYSKVTVVVSDLRGETVGRSSQPFDVADITASQRTAFIDTVAMAALGGAGARPQDVLAVCAGIAAPVDRHGDVLATQKFWGLFDIDLRAALKELRGWTVLLENDANLAALGDRWLGAAAGADDVVVILASERLGSGVIEGGRLVHGSRGSAGELAYLDLVEGVGDTFGIAHLARKWAAEALAGPAASTLRSFAPQEVEAEHVFAAAAEGDAVSLEILDRMADRMARVIGTVATMLNPELVVIGGAVANSAGVLLAPISERLRDFTATPPRVAVSPLGDAVVTVGAVRGALDFVEANSLDLDLARSPS; the protein is encoded by the coding sequence ATGGCTGAAACCACCGCCACCCCGCAGCTGTTGCGCCGGGTCAGCGCCGGGGCAGTCCTTGAATTCATGCGCTCCGCCACCATGGTCACGGTCACCGAGGTCATGGAGGCAACCGGGCTGACCCGGGCAACCGCCATCGCGGTGTGCGAGGACCTCAAGGAGCGCGGCTGGATCCGGGAACTGGAAAACCAGCGGGCCTTCGGCGAGTACCAGAAGGGCCGCCCCGCCAGGCGGTTTGAGCTTAATGAGCGCGCCGGCTACGTCCTGGGCATGGACATTGGCTACTCCAAGGTGACGGTGGTCGTTTCAGACCTCCGTGGCGAAACGGTGGGCAGGTCCAGCCAGCCCTTCGACGTCGCAGACATCACTGCCAGCCAGCGCACAGCGTTTATCGACACGGTGGCCATGGCGGCGCTCGGCGGTGCAGGGGCACGGCCTCAGGACGTACTCGCGGTATGCGCCGGGATTGCCGCCCCCGTCGACCGGCACGGCGATGTGCTGGCCACGCAGAAGTTCTGGGGCCTGTTTGATATCGACTTGCGGGCTGCCCTGAAGGAACTGCGCGGCTGGACGGTGCTGCTCGAAAATGACGCGAACCTGGCGGCCCTCGGCGACCGCTGGCTGGGCGCGGCTGCCGGCGCGGACGACGTCGTGGTGATCCTTGCCAGCGAACGCCTGGGTTCCGGAGTGATTGAAGGCGGCCGGCTGGTGCACGGAAGCCGGGGCAGCGCCGGCGAGCTGGCCTACCTGGACCTGGTGGAAGGCGTGGGTGATACCTTCGGCATCGCCCACCTGGCCAGGAAGTGGGCAGCGGAAGCGCTGGCGGGCCCAGCGGCCAGCACGCTGCGGTCTTTCGCCCCCCAGGAGGTCGAGGCTGAGCACGTTTTTGCCGCCGCCGCCGAGGGGGACGCCGTGTCACTGGAGATCCTCGACCGGATGGCGGACAGGATGGCCCGGGTGATCGGTACGGTAGCCACCATGCTCAACCCGGAACTGGTGGTGATCGGCGGCGCCGTGGCCAACTCTGCCGGCGTGCTGCTCGCTCCCATCAGTGAGCGCCTTCGGGACTTCACTGCGACTCCGCCCCGCGTTGCCGTTTCACCATTGGGGGACGCAGTTGTCACTGTTGGCGCGGTCCGCGGTGCGCTGGACTTCGTCGAGGCGAACTCCCTGGACCTGGACCTGGCCAGGAGCCCTAGCTGA
- a CDS encoding SDR family oxidoreductase, translating to MTRIAIIGGHGKVALHLSSLLTEEGHAVTSFIRNPDQAAEVAETGATPSVLDVENSTTAAIAGALQGHDAVVWSAGAGGGNPGRTYAVDRDAAIRSMDAAAQAGVNRYVMVSYRGAGKDHGVPESNSFFAYAEAKAAADEYLRGTDLAWTILGPGSLTDNPGTGRIDVNPSPGGSGETSRTNTAIVAAAVLDLPETAGRTIEFRDGTLPVSAALGNLS from the coding sequence ATGACCAGAATCGCAATCATCGGCGGCCACGGCAAAGTGGCCCTCCATCTGTCCAGCCTGCTCACGGAAGAGGGGCACGCCGTCACCTCGTTCATCCGCAACCCGGACCAGGCCGCTGAGGTCGCGGAAACCGGCGCAACGCCGTCGGTCCTGGACGTGGAGAATTCGACGACGGCGGCCATCGCCGGGGCGCTGCAGGGCCACGACGCCGTGGTCTGGTCCGCAGGCGCCGGCGGCGGGAACCCGGGCCGGACGTACGCCGTGGACCGGGACGCTGCCATCCGGTCGATGGATGCAGCGGCGCAGGCAGGGGTCAACCGGTACGTGATGGTCTCCTACCGTGGAGCCGGCAAGGACCACGGCGTCCCGGAGAGCAACAGCTTCTTCGCCTATGCGGAAGCCAAAGCAGCGGCGGACGAGTACCTGCGCGGCACGGACCTGGCCTGGACCATTCTCGGGCCCGGCTCGCTGACCGACAATCCCGGCACCGGGCGCATCGACGTGAACCCCTCGCCCGGGGGCAGCGGGGAAACATCCCGGACCAATACGGCCATTGTTGCCGCTGCGGTGCTGGACCTGCCCGAGACCGCGGGCCGCACCATTGAGTTCCGTGACGGCACGCTGCCGGTTTCGGCGGCATTGGGGAACCTCAGCTAG
- a CDS encoding dihydrofolate reductase family protein, with protein sequence MGQLIYSGITSLDGYLADSQGNFDWSAPDEEVHAFVNDLERDAGTYLFGRRMYEVMSVWETWDTAGEPSVIQDYARIWRGADKVVYSSTLATASTDRTRIERTFNPKTVRAMKDGTDKNIGIGGATLAAAALRAGLVDECQIFLNPVAVGGGLRFLPDGLNLRLDLLEERRFSNGVVYLRYRCPA encoded by the coding sequence ATGGGCCAGCTCATCTACTCCGGCATCACCTCTTTGGACGGTTACCTGGCGGACAGCCAGGGCAACTTCGACTGGAGCGCGCCGGATGAGGAAGTCCATGCTTTCGTGAACGACCTGGAGCGCGACGCCGGCACGTACCTTTTCGGGCGGCGCATGTACGAAGTCATGTCGGTCTGGGAGACATGGGACACGGCCGGTGAGCCATCCGTTATCCAGGACTACGCCCGGATCTGGCGCGGGGCAGACAAAGTTGTCTACTCCTCCACCCTCGCCACCGCGTCCACGGACCGCACCAGGATCGAGAGGACATTCAACCCCAAGACCGTCCGGGCGATGAAGGACGGCACTGACAAAAACATCGGCATTGGCGGCGCAACCCTTGCCGCCGCCGCGCTCCGTGCCGGGCTTGTGGACGAATGCCAGATCTTCCTTAACCCGGTGGCGGTAGGCGGTGGCCTGCGGTTCCTGCCCGATGGGCTGAACTTGCGGCTCGATCTCCTTGAGGAGCGCCGGTTCAGCAACGGTGTGGTGTACCTCCGCTACCGCTGCCCGGCCTGA
- a CDS encoding DEAD/DEAH box helicase, with product MPENQNETTDAQNTGVETAAVEFTEAVVPAAEPAAPAAEPAAPAAESEAPAAEAPAAETSAPAAKAEESEEDGVRFADLGIDGRVLAALQDVGYEKPSPIQAATIPLLLEGRDVVGLAQTGTGKTAAFAVPALSRLAELHDLNGPSRKTQALVLAPTRELALQVAEAFTSYAKHIDDFTVLPVYGGSAYGPQLAGLRRGAQVVVGTPGRVIDHISKGSLDLSELQYLVLDEADEMLRMGFAEDVEQIFQQTPSDRQVALFSATMPSQIRRMSKQYLNNPAEISVKSKTTTGANTRQRYLQVMGPHKLDAMTRILEVEEFDGVIAFVRTKMATEDLADKLKSRGFQAAAINGDIPQQQRERTVDALKEGRIDILVATDVAARGLDVERISHVINYDIPHDTESYVHRIGRTGRAGRSGDAILFMTPREKYLLRSIEKATRQPVEQMHLPTAETVNTLRLGKFAEKITETLASEDVSAFRDLIASYEEEHNVPAAEIAAALAVMAQGGQPLLVKELPAAPEFQKRERSKDGFGSRGPTRTLTEGNATYRIAVGRRQRVMPGSIVGAIANEGGISSAQIGGIDIRSDHSLVELPADLSAEQLRALSRTRIGGELIHLELDNGRKPSGERGAYQGNRGGDRGGNFKGNGGFKKEFRKSDGERSSADRGGRSYSERSFSADSGSSRGQASDSRFGGHGDGSRKPRGNEGGQRDFNRKGKW from the coding sequence ATGCCCGAAAATCAAAACGAAACCACCGACGCCCAGAACACCGGCGTCGAGACTGCAGCCGTCGAATTCACCGAGGCCGTTGTACCCGCAGCAGAGCCCGCTGCCCCCGCAGCAGAGCCCGCTGCCCCCGCAGCAGAGTCCGAAGCTCCCGCAGCAGAGGCACCCGCAGCCGAGACTTCCGCACCCGCAGCCAAGGCTGAGGAATCCGAAGAAGACGGCGTTCGCTTCGCCGATCTCGGCATCGACGGCCGCGTCCTTGCCGCCCTGCAGGATGTCGGCTACGAAAAGCCGTCACCCATCCAGGCAGCCACCATCCCGCTGCTGCTCGAAGGCCGCGACGTGGTTGGCCTCGCCCAGACCGGCACCGGTAAGACTGCAGCATTCGCAGTACCGGCGCTGTCCCGCCTGGCCGAACTCCACGACCTCAATGGCCCGTCCCGCAAGACCCAGGCCCTGGTGCTGGCTCCCACCCGTGAGCTGGCGCTCCAGGTTGCCGAGGCCTTCACCTCCTACGCCAAGCACATCGATGACTTCACCGTGCTGCCCGTCTACGGCGGTTCCGCCTACGGCCCGCAGCTCGCCGGCCTCCGCCGCGGCGCCCAGGTCGTTGTGGGTACCCCCGGCCGCGTGATCGACCACATCTCCAAGGGTTCCCTGGACCTGTCCGAACTCCAGTACCTGGTGCTGGACGAGGCCGACGAGATGCTGCGCATGGGCTTCGCCGAAGACGTGGAGCAGATCTTCCAGCAGACGCCGTCGGACCGCCAGGTTGCACTGTTCTCGGCCACCATGCCGAGCCAGATCCGCCGCATGTCCAAGCAGTACCTGAACAACCCGGCCGAGATCTCCGTCAAGTCCAAGACCACCACGGGCGCCAACACCCGCCAGCGGTACCTGCAGGTCATGGGCCCGCACAAGCTGGACGCGATGACCCGCATCCTCGAGGTTGAAGAGTTCGACGGCGTGATCGCCTTCGTGCGCACCAAGATGGCTACCGAGGACCTGGCTGACAAGCTGAAGTCCCGCGGCTTCCAAGCCGCGGCGATCAACGGTGACATTCCGCAGCAGCAGCGTGAGCGCACCGTGGACGCGCTGAAGGAAGGCCGCATCGATATCCTCGTGGCCACCGACGTCGCCGCCCGTGGCCTGGATGTGGAACGGATCAGCCACGTGATCAACTACGACATCCCGCACGACACGGAGTCCTACGTCCACCGCATCGGCCGCACCGGCCGTGCAGGCCGTTCCGGTGACGCCATCCTGTTCATGACGCCGCGGGAGAAGTACCTGCTGCGTTCCATCGAGAAGGCAACCCGCCAGCCGGTGGAGCAGATGCACCTGCCGACGGCCGAGACCGTGAACACGCTGCGCCTGGGCAAGTTCGCCGAGAAGATCACAGAGACCCTCGCTTCCGAGGACGTTTCAGCGTTCCGCGACCTCATCGCTTCCTACGAGGAAGAGCACAACGTGCCGGCCGCGGAGATCGCTGCTGCGCTTGCCGTGATGGCGCAGGGCGGTCAGCCGCTCCTGGTCAAGGAACTGCCGGCAGCTCCCGAGTTCCAGAAGCGCGAGCGGTCCAAGGACGGCTTCGGCTCACGTGGACCGACCCGCACCCTCACTGAGGGCAATGCCACCTACCGGATCGCCGTGGGACGCCGCCAGCGCGTTATGCCCGGTTCCATCGTGGGTGCCATTGCCAACGAGGGCGGCATCTCCTCGGCCCAGATCGGCGGAATCGACATCCGCTCGGACCACTCTCTCGTGGAGCTCCCGGCGGACCTGAGCGCCGAGCAGCTGCGTGCCCTGTCCCGCACCCGGATCGGCGGCGAGCTGATCCATCTTGAGCTGGACAACGGCCGCAAGCCCTCCGGCGAGCGTGGCGCCTACCAGGGCAACCGCGGCGGTGACCGTGGCGGCAACTTCAAGGGCAACGGCGGATTCAAGAAGGAATTCCGTAAGAGCGACGGCGAGCGTTCCTCCGCGGACCGCGGCGGCCGTTCGTACAGCGAGCGTTCCTTCAGTGCTGACAGCGGTTCCAGCCGCGGCCAGGCCAGCGACTCCCGCTTCGGCGGCCACGGCGACGGCTCCCGCAAGCCCCGCGGCAACGAGGGCGGCCAGCGCGACTTCAACCGCAAGGGCAAGTGGTAA
- a CDS encoding MOSC domain-containing protein codes for METASVLAVCSVHQLLPDASNVGVTAIDKRPVKGPVKVHKLGLQGDIQANRVHHGGPDQAIYAYSQTDADYWAGELQRELPPGIFGENLRVAGIEPTNSVIGERWKIGLDVEVEVTSPRTPCATFQRRMGEPQFVKRFTGEGRVGAYLRVLRVGTIRAGDHIHKLHVPKHGVTVGGWFSAPDLESMEALKDADAGGEIRLQQPEFRKKFEALERQLAR; via the coding sequence ATGGAAACCGCCTCAGTACTTGCCGTCTGCAGTGTGCACCAGCTTCTCCCGGACGCCTCCAACGTGGGAGTCACAGCCATCGACAAGCGTCCCGTGAAAGGTCCGGTGAAGGTGCACAAGCTGGGCCTCCAGGGCGACATCCAGGCCAACCGCGTCCACCACGGCGGACCGGACCAGGCAATCTACGCCTATTCCCAGACCGACGCCGACTACTGGGCCGGTGAACTCCAGCGCGAGCTCCCGCCCGGAATCTTCGGCGAAAACCTGCGCGTGGCCGGGATCGAACCCACTAACTCCGTCATCGGGGAGCGCTGGAAGATCGGCTTGGACGTGGAGGTTGAGGTCACCTCGCCGCGGACGCCCTGCGCCACCTTCCAGCGCCGGATGGGGGAGCCGCAGTTCGTGAAGCGGTTTACGGGCGAAGGCCGCGTGGGCGCCTATCTCCGGGTGCTGCGCGTCGGCACCATCCGCGCTGGCGACCACATCCACAAGCTGCATGTCCCGAAGCATGGCGTCACTGTCGGCGGATGGTTCAGCGCACCGGACCTTGAGTCCATGGAAGCGTTGAAAGACGCTGACGCCGGTGGTGAGATCCGGCTGCAGCAGCCGGAGTTCAGGAAGAAGTTCGAGGCGCTGGAGCGGCAGCTGGCCCGGTAG
- a CDS encoding Tat pathway signal protein, with the protein MDPNKDPEHEPQGGAGKSQGGSANDGGAAGKTPDQAGSAPGEGNSPKPPPWQVPKPELRPDLLNQPVTPVDQFARDREKQLNEAAARKKRSQRRTVVVGLGVTALLAGTITAVVASNQDDPEYAQVCFNDETGERVEDASCNSSAGRSGGIYAWYFFSRGAYVPPLGQNRSTAPNYTRTVPSGAKASTGYSPQGGTVSRGGFGTTAKSGTSGGGGKVSGG; encoded by the coding sequence ATGGACCCGAACAAGGATCCAGAGCACGAGCCACAAGGCGGCGCCGGAAAATCCCAGGGCGGCTCGGCCAATGACGGAGGCGCTGCGGGTAAGACGCCGGACCAGGCAGGCAGTGCCCCTGGCGAAGGCAACTCCCCCAAGCCACCCCCCTGGCAGGTCCCCAAGCCTGAACTGCGCCCCGACCTCCTGAACCAGCCCGTCACCCCCGTGGACCAGTTCGCCCGGGACCGCGAGAAGCAACTCAACGAGGCAGCGGCACGTAAAAAGCGCTCCCAGCGGCGGACCGTAGTGGTGGGGCTGGGCGTCACGGCCCTGCTGGCCGGCACCATCACCGCCGTCGTGGCCAGCAACCAGGATGACCCCGAATACGCGCAAGTGTGTTTCAACGACGAAACCGGCGAGCGCGTGGAGGACGCCAGCTGCAACAGCTCGGCAGGGAGGTCCGGCGGAATCTACGCCTGGTACTTCTTCTCCCGCGGCGCCTACGTCCCGCCCTTGGGACAGAACCGCTCCACCGCGCCCAACTACACAAGAACGGTCCCCAGCGGCGCGAAGGCCTCCACCGGATACAGCCCCCAGGGCGGCACTGTCAGCCGGGGCGGCTTTGGCACCACGGCCAAGAGCGGGACCAGCGGCGGCGGCGGCAAAGTTTCGGGGGGTTAG
- a CDS encoding APC family permease has product MSAETTTAGGPGGAPGAGVPAKGLRAGILDLGDSVMLGLASTAPVYSLAATLGLIVAVNGDYTPLILLLGFIPVLFIAYAFRELNSAIPDCGTTFTWSRRAFGPWAGWLGGWGVALAGIIVLANLAQVAGQYLWLLVGDGSLAENKVLVTATGVVFIAVMTLVNYRGIRLGEHVQRVLTYVQYVSLGIFALAIVVGIIQGSAGGDTTIQPFDFEWFNPAGAFADPGAVVHGALLALFIYWGWDTCLAVNEETENPSTTPGRGAVISAFVLVAIYVSVALLVMMYASLGTEGIGLGNEANQDDVFLAMKDVVLGPWGWLIVVAVLASVLSSTQTTILPTARGTLSMGVHGALPAKFGEVHPKNQTPGFSTQVMGGAAIAYYVAMSFLSENLLSDSISAISLFIAFYYALTGFACFWFFRDTLRQSARNLWFRGILPLVGALLLTAAFFISAVQMWDPAYGDTQIFGVGGAFISGVLLLALGVVLAVACRFLPSTRGYFVGKA; this is encoded by the coding sequence ATGAGCGCAGAAACCACGACGGCGGGAGGCCCGGGCGGAGCGCCCGGCGCCGGCGTCCCGGCCAAGGGGCTCCGTGCCGGAATCCTGGACCTCGGCGACTCCGTCATGCTGGGCCTGGCCTCAACCGCGCCCGTCTATTCACTGGCCGCCACCCTGGGCCTGATCGTGGCGGTGAACGGGGACTACACTCCCCTGATCCTGCTGCTGGGCTTCATCCCCGTCCTGTTTATCGCCTACGCCTTCCGGGAACTGAACAGCGCCATCCCGGACTGCGGCACCACGTTCACCTGGTCCCGGCGGGCCTTCGGACCGTGGGCGGGCTGGCTGGGCGGCTGGGGTGTTGCGCTCGCCGGCATCATCGTCCTGGCCAACCTCGCCCAGGTGGCCGGCCAGTACCTGTGGCTGCTGGTAGGTGACGGTTCGCTGGCCGAAAACAAGGTGCTGGTGACCGCCACGGGCGTGGTGTTCATCGCGGTTATGACGCTGGTCAACTACCGCGGCATCCGCCTGGGCGAGCACGTGCAGCGGGTCCTCACCTACGTGCAGTACGTATCGCTGGGCATTTTTGCACTGGCCATCGTGGTCGGGATCATCCAGGGCTCCGCCGGCGGCGACACAACCATCCAGCCCTTCGATTTTGAGTGGTTCAACCCAGCCGGCGCCTTCGCGGATCCCGGCGCCGTGGTGCACGGTGCGCTGCTGGCGCTCTTTATCTACTGGGGCTGGGATACGTGCCTGGCGGTCAACGAAGAGACGGAGAACCCCTCCACTACTCCGGGCCGCGGTGCGGTGATCTCCGCGTTCGTCCTGGTGGCCATCTATGTCTCTGTTGCGCTCCTGGTGATGATGTACGCCAGCTTGGGCACCGAAGGGATCGGGCTGGGCAACGAGGCGAACCAGGACGATGTCTTCCTGGCCATGAAGGACGTGGTGCTGGGACCGTGGGGCTGGCTGATCGTCGTCGCGGTTTTGGCGTCGGTCCTCTCCTCCACCCAGACCACCATCCTGCCCACCGCCCGCGGCACCCTGTCCATGGGAGTCCACGGCGCCCTGCCCGCAAAGTTCGGCGAGGTGCACCCGAAGAACCAGACCCCCGGCTTCTCCACCCAGGTGATGGGCGGGGCGGCGATTGCCTACTACGTGGCCATGAGCTTCCTCAGCGAAAACCTGCTCTCGGACTCGATCAGCGCCATCAGCCTGTTCATTGCCTTCTACTACGCCCTCACCGGTTTCGCCTGCTTCTGGTTCTTCCGGGACACGCTGCGCCAGTCGGCGCGGAACCTGTGGTTCCGGGGCATCCTGCCGCTCGTGGGCGCGCTGCTGCTGACCGCCGCTTTCTTCATCTCCGCCGTGCAGATGTGGGACCCGGCGTACGGCGATACCCAGATCTTCGGCGTCGGCGGTGCCTTCATCAGCGGCGTCCTGCTCCTGGCGCTGGGCGTTGTGCTGGCCGTTGCCTGCCGGTTCCTGCCCTCCACCCGCGGCTACTTTGTGGGGAAGGCATGA
- a CDS encoding acyl-CoA dehydrogenase family protein, which produces MTPDPSDILALDSLLTSEELALRQRVRDFTDQRIRPDIARWYDDAVFPLELAPELGELGVLGMHLKGYGCPGRSAVEYGLAAMELEAGDSGIRTFVAVQGSLAMTAIHTWGTEEQKQEWLPRMAAGEVIGCFALTEPAAGSDPSSMTTFARRDGTGDDAGWVLNGAKRWIGLASVAGVMVVWAMTDDGVHGFLVPAGTPGVTATPIQQKLSMRASIQCDVVFDEVRLGPEALLPAARGLRGPFTCLNEARYGIAWGAMGAARDSYEAALAYSQERLQFGKPLAGYQLTQEKLVNMLLEIQKGTLLALHLGRLKDAGALRPEQISLGKLNNVREAIRIAREARSILGGNGITLDYSPLRHAANLESVRTYEGTDEVHTLVLGQHITGINAFR; this is translated from the coding sequence ATGACACCGGACCCTTCCGACATACTCGCCCTTGATTCCCTGCTCACCTCTGAGGAACTGGCCCTCCGGCAGAGGGTCCGGGACTTCACGGACCAGCGCATCAGGCCGGACATCGCCCGCTGGTATGACGATGCCGTCTTTCCCCTGGAGCTCGCCCCGGAATTGGGTGAGCTCGGGGTGCTGGGAATGCACCTGAAGGGCTACGGCTGCCCAGGCAGATCCGCCGTCGAATACGGTCTCGCGGCGATGGAACTGGAGGCCGGAGACTCCGGCATCCGTACGTTCGTCGCGGTGCAGGGTTCGCTGGCCATGACCGCCATCCACACGTGGGGCACCGAGGAGCAGAAGCAGGAGTGGCTCCCCCGGATGGCTGCCGGGGAGGTCATTGGATGCTTCGCCCTGACCGAGCCGGCGGCCGGTTCCGATCCGTCCTCCATGACCACCTTCGCCCGTCGCGACGGCACGGGCGACGACGCCGGCTGGGTACTGAACGGGGCGAAGCGGTGGATCGGGCTGGCATCGGTGGCCGGGGTGATGGTGGTGTGGGCCATGACCGACGACGGCGTGCACGGCTTCCTGGTCCCGGCCGGCACCCCTGGCGTGACGGCCACACCCATCCAGCAGAAACTGTCCATGCGCGCGTCCATCCAGTGTGATGTGGTGTTCGACGAGGTCCGGCTGGGACCGGAGGCCCTGCTCCCCGCGGCGCGCGGGCTGCGCGGCCCGTTCACCTGCCTGAACGAAGCGCGGTACGGCATTGCCTGGGGCGCCATGGGTGCTGCCCGCGATTCCTACGAGGCAGCCCTGGCGTACTCGCAGGAGCGGCTCCAGTTCGGCAAGCCGCTGGCCGGTTACCAGCTGACCCAGGAAAAGCTGGTGAACATGCTGCTGGAGATCCAGAAGGGCACGCTGCTGGCGCTCCACCTGGGCCGGCTCAAGGACGCCGGCGCTCTGCGGCCGGAGCAGATCTCGCTGGGCAAGCTGAACAACGTGCGGGAAGCCATTCGCATCGCCCGTGAAGCCCGGTCCATTCTGGGTGGCAACGGGATCACCCTGGACTACTCGCCGCTGCGGCACGCCGCCAACCTGGAGTCCGTTCGTACTTACGAGGGCACGGACGAGGTCCATACCCTGGTCCTCGGCCAGCACATCACGGGCATCAACGCGTTCCGCTGA
- a CDS encoding SDR family oxidoreductase, whose product METPPEAPARSVALITGAGRLASIGAGIARQLAAEGWDLVLAYWQDYDARMPWGSEPDDVVRLTAELEAIGARVHTLPADLEDPSAAERLLAEAARVAGPLQGLVLSHAESVDSGVLDTSLESFERHFAVNTRASWQLIAAFARQATDDGGAIVALTSDHTAFNLPYGASKGALDRIVIAAARELGPMGISANVLNPGPVDTGWMDDAVRSALTARQPTGRLGTPADVAGTVAFLLSPAGRWVSGQLIKADGGFSA is encoded by the coding sequence ATGGAAACCCCACCGGAAGCCCCAGCCCGCAGCGTCGCCCTCATCACCGGCGCCGGCCGGCTTGCCTCCATCGGCGCCGGGATCGCCCGGCAGCTGGCGGCTGAAGGCTGGGACCTGGTCCTGGCGTACTGGCAGGACTACGACGCCCGGATGCCCTGGGGGAGCGAACCGGACGACGTCGTGCGCCTGACCGCCGAGCTGGAGGCGATCGGGGCCCGCGTGCATACACTGCCCGCGGACCTGGAGGACCCGTCTGCTGCCGAGCGGCTGCTGGCGGAAGCCGCCCGGGTGGCCGGGCCGCTGCAGGGTCTGGTGCTCAGCCATGCGGAGTCCGTTGATTCGGGAGTTTTAGACACCAGCCTGGAATCCTTTGAGCGGCATTTCGCCGTCAATACGCGGGCCAGCTGGCAGCTGATTGCCGCGTTCGCCCGGCAGGCAACGGACGACGGCGGAGCGATCGTTGCGTTGACCAGTGACCACACAGCATTCAACCTTCCCTACGGCGCCTCCAAGGGGGCGCTGGACAGAATCGTCATCGCGGCCGCGCGGGAGCTGGGTCCGATGGGAATCTCGGCCAATGTCCTGAATCCCGGGCCGGTGGACACCGGGTGGATGGATGACGCGGTTCGCTCGGCCCTGACGGCCCGGCAGCCCACCGGCCGCCTCGGGACTCCGGCCGACGTCGCAGGGACGGTGGCGTTCCTGCTCTCGCCCGCGGGCCGCTGGGTCTCCGGCCAGCTGATCAAGGCCGACGGCGGCTTCTCGGCCTGA
- a CDS encoding MFS transporter → MHPAWIVAAVAFLALVGAAGFRAAPGVLMVPLQQEFGWSTTVLSAAVSINLVLFGLTAPFAAALMERFGIRKVTATALVLIGAGSALTVLVNQSWQILLTWGLLIGLGTGSMALVFAATITNTWFVKSRGLVIGILTAGSAAGQLVFLPFIAMLAQNPGWRQASLLIAAGALAVVPLVLKFLKNSPADAGVLPYGETLPAEASSQAPVAQVPVPQVPPVEPGRRSNAAVRALQVLRRASRVRTFWALVAGFAICGATTNGLIGTHFIPSAHDHGMTETTAAGLLAVVGIFDIVGTIASGWLTDRFNPRILLAVYYQFRGIGLLVLPLLLSAEVQPSMIVFVVIYGLDWVATVPPTAAICREHFGADGSVVFGWVFAAHQLGAAAAALAAGAIRDSTGQYTYAWFGAAAMCTIAAVISATIRKHAGSRIPAPAGAST, encoded by the coding sequence CTGCACCCTGCGTGGATCGTGGCCGCCGTCGCCTTCCTCGCGCTGGTGGGAGCCGCGGGTTTCCGCGCCGCGCCCGGTGTCCTGATGGTGCCGCTGCAACAGGAGTTCGGCTGGTCCACCACCGTGTTGTCTGCCGCCGTCAGCATCAACCTCGTGCTGTTCGGGTTGACGGCCCCCTTCGCCGCCGCCCTGATGGAGCGGTTTGGCATCCGCAAGGTCACGGCCACTGCGCTGGTGCTGATCGGTGCCGGCAGCGCCCTCACTGTGCTGGTGAACCAGTCATGGCAGATCCTGCTGACGTGGGGCCTGTTGATCGGGCTGGGGACCGGGTCCATGGCGCTGGTGTTCGCCGCCACCATCACCAATACCTGGTTCGTCAAGAGCCGCGGCCTGGTGATCGGCATCCTGACGGCCGGAAGCGCAGCCGGCCAGCTGGTCTTCCTCCCCTTCATTGCCATGCTGGCCCAGAACCCGGGCTGGCGGCAGGCTTCACTGCTCATTGCGGCGGGCGCCCTGGCTGTGGTCCCGCTCGTGCTGAAGTTCCTCAAGAACTCTCCGGCCGACGCCGGGGTGCTGCCTTATGGGGAAACGTTGCCGGCGGAAGCCTCGTCGCAGGCGCCCGTCGCGCAAGTTCCGGTCCCGCAGGTCCCTCCCGTGGAGCCCGGCCGCCGGAGCAACGCCGCGGTGCGTGCCCTGCAGGTCCTTCGGCGGGCCAGCCGGGTACGGACCTTCTGGGCCCTGGTGGCCGGGTTCGCAATCTGCGGCGCCACCACCAACGGACTGATCGGCACCCACTTCATCCCCTCCGCCCACGACCACGGCATGACCGAAACCACCGCAGCGGGCCTGCTTGCCGTCGTCGGGATCTTCGACATCGTGGGGACCATCGCATCCGGCTGGCTGACGGACCGCTTCAATCCCCGCATCCTGCTGGCCGTCTATTACCAGTTCCGGGGCATCGGCCTCCTGGTGCTGCCCCTGCTCCTGAGCGCCGAAGTGCAGCCGAGCATGATCGTTTTTGTGGTGATTTACGGCCTGGACTGGGTGGCTACCGTCCCGCCGACGGCCGCGATCTGCCGGGAGCATTTCGGTGCGGACGGCAGCGTGGTGTTCGGCTGGGTGTTCGCGGCCCACCAGCTCGGGGCTGCCGCTGCCGCCCTGGCCGCCGGCGCCATCCGGGATTCGACCGGCCAGTACACGTATGCCTGGTTCGGGGCGGCGGCGATGTGCACCATCGCGGCGGTCATCAGTGCCACCATCCGCAAGCATGCCGGCTCGCGGATACCTGCTCCCGCCGGCGCCTCCACCTAG